A window of Citrus sinensis cultivar Valencia sweet orange chromosome 7, DVS_A1.0, whole genome shotgun sequence contains these coding sequences:
- the LOC102610419 gene encoding UDP-glucuronate:xylan alpha-glucuronosyltransferase 1 isoform X1, translating to MQKLVSYGSSIPFLLAIFSMRGAAMGNSTGSVEARHRLSSSIEDIYKRRIKKSKVKGIDKPFHIQDRVSCCKFPLLKLVLVIIICGTFLTLMYSPEVYNNNHLSHTSSRPNFVKRWIWGGSDSRYVSDLDVNWDDVMKVIEKLSEQNDYQGIGLLNFNKSEVNQWKQLISDATHFVLHLDYAANNVTWDSLYPEWIDEEEEEEVPVCPSLPKIEAPRKRINLIAVKLPCRNEGNWSKDVARLHLQLAAADLAASEKGAYPVHLLLITKCFPIPNLFPCKELVTREGNAWLYKPNLNVLREKLQLPVGSCELALPLRDKDRVYSGSVHREAYATILHSAHVYVCGAIAAAQSIRMSGSTRDLVILVDETISAYHRSGLEAAGWKVRTIQRIRNPKAEKDAYNEWNYSKFRLWELTDYDKIIFIDADLLILRNIDFLFGMPEISATGNNGTMFNSGVMVIEPSSCTFQLLMDHINEFESYNGGDQGYLNEVFTWWHRIPKHMNFLKHFWFGDEEEVKQKKTRLFGADPPILYVLHYLGMKPWLCFRDYDCNWNVDIFQEFASDVAHAKWWRVHDAMPEQLQQFCLLRSKQKAQLEFDRRQAEKANYTDGHYKIKVEDGRLKICIDNLCKWKSMLRHWGETNWTDDESFAPTPPALTTASLSGL from the exons ATGCAAAAACTTGTTTCAT ATGGTTCATCTATTCCCTTTCTCTTAGCAATATTTAGTATGAGAGGAGCAGCAATGGGGAATTCTACTGGTTCTGTTGAGGCAAGACACCGGCTATCATCATCAAT TGAAGACATAtacaaaagaagaataaagaagaGCAAAGTCAAAGGCATCGACAAGCCTTTTCATATCCAAGATAGGGTATCATGCTGCAAATTTCCTCTGTTGAAGCTTGTCTTAGTAATCATTATATGCGGCACATTTTTGACACTCATGTACTCTCCTGAGGTTTACAACAACAATCATCTATCGCATACAAGTTCCCG gccaaattttgttaaaagatGGATATGGGGAGGATCAGATTCTCGATATGTTTCAGACTTAGATGTAAACTGGGATGATGTTATGAAAGTTATTGAGAAGCTGAGCGAACAGAATGACTATCAAGGAATTGGCcttttaaactttaataagAGTGAAGTGAATCAATGGAAGCAGCTTATTTCTGATGCCACACATTTTGTGCTGCATCTGGATTATGCCGCGAACAATGTGACTTGGGATTCATTATATCCGGAATGGATTGATGAagaggaggaagaagaagtTCCCGTTTGTCCATCTCTGCCAAAGATTGAAGCCCCGAGAAAACGCATTAATCTTATTGCCGTTAAACTTCCGTGTAGAAATGAAGGGAATTGGTCTAAAGATGTTGCTAGATTACACCTACAGCTTGCAGCAGCTGATCTTGCTGCTTCTGAAAAAGGCGCTTATCCTGTTCACTTGCTTCTGATTACCAAGTGCTTTCCCATACCAAACCTGTTTCCCTGCAAGGAACTCGTGACTCGCGAAGGAAACGCATGGTTGTATAAACCAAACCTGAATGTTTTAAGAGAAAAGCTCCAGCTTCCGGTTGGTTCTTGTGAGCTTGCACTTCCTCTCAGGGATAAAG ATCGGGTCTACTCAGGGAGCGTGCACAGAGAAGCATATGCAACCATTCTCCATTCAGCTCATGTCTATGTCTGTGGAGCCATTGCTGCTGCACAGAGCATCCGCATGTCAGGATCCACCCGGGACCTTGTAATACTTGTTGATGAGACAATCAGTGCCTACCACAGGAGTGGCCTTGAGGCAGCTGGATGGAAAGTCAGGACAATCCAAAGGATCAGGAATCCGAAAGCTGAGAAAGATGCGTACAACGAATGGAACTACAGCAAGTTTCGGTTGTGGGAGTTGACAGACTATGACAAGATCATCTTCATTGATGCAGACTTGCTCATACTGAGAAACATTGATTTCTTATTTGGAATGCCAGAAATTTCGGCTACGGGAAACAATGGCACTATGTTTAACTCTGGTGTCATGGTTATTGAGCCCTCAAGTTGTACCTTCCAGCTTTTGATGGATCACATCAATGAGTTCGAGTCCTACAACGGAGGTGATCAGGGATACTTGAATGAAGTCTTTACATGGTGGCACCGTATTCCAAAGCACATGAACTTCTTGAAGCACTTTTGGTTTGGGGATGAGGAAGAAGTTAAGCAAAAGAAAACTCGACTATTCGGAGCTGACCCTCCAATTCTTTATGTACTCCACTACCTAGGAATGAAGCCATGGTTGTGCTTCCGCGACTACGATTGTAACTGGAACGTTGACATATTCCAAGAGTTTGCTAGCGATGTTGCTCATGCAAAGTGGTGGAGAGTGCATGATGCAATGCCTGAGCAGCTGCAGCAGTTTTGCTTGTTGAGGTCTAAGCAAAAGGCACAACTAGAATTTGACAGGAGGCAAGCTGAAAAGGCTAACTACACAGATGGGCATTACAAGATCAAAGTCGAGGATGGGCGTTTGAAGATATGCATTGACAACCTATGCAAATGGAAGAGCATGTTACGGCACTGGGGCGAAACAAACTGGACAGATGATGAATCTTTTGCCCCAACACCACCTGCACTCACAACTGCATCCCTCTCTGGCTTGTGA
- the LOC102609890 gene encoding uncharacterized protein LOC102609890 has protein sequence MTKFRKLNRPTGHRMSMLRTMVSQLVKHERIETTVAKAKEVRRLADNMVQLGKEGSLCAARRAAAFVRGDDVIHKLFTELAYRYKDRAGGYTRLLRSRIRVGDAAPMAYIEFVDRANELRQSKPAVPQPPPRAAMDPWTRSRLTKNFAPPKQEKSSDAEI, from the exons ATGACGAAATTCAGAAAGCTTAATCGGCCGACTGGTCACAGAATGTCCATGCTGAG AACGATGGTCTCGCAGTTGGTGAAGCACGAGCGTATTGAAACCACTGTTGCCAAG GCAAAAGAAGTTAGGCGACTTGCTGATAATATGGTGCAACTTGGGAAAGAG GGTTCCCTTTGTGCTGCGAGACGTGCTGCTGCATTTGTTCGTGGGGATGATGTCATTCACAAGCTATTTACAGAATTAGCTTATCGATACAA GGATAGAGCTGGTGGATATACAAGACTGCTTAGGAGCCGTATACGAGTTGGTGACGCTGCTCCAATGGCCTATATTGA GTTTGTTGACCGAGCAAATGAGCTTAGACAATCAAAACCTGCGGTTCCTCAACCACCACCAAGAGCTGCCATGGATCCCTGGACAAGATCCCGGCTTACGAAGAATTTTGCACCCCCAAAACAGGAGAAAAGCTCTGATGCTGAGATATGA
- the LOC102610718 gene encoding probable pectinesterase/pectinesterase inhibitor 51, producing the protein MAKSSSSSHSLLHKKPTKSSLLTLFSMASALLISLLSLSLLFSLSSSTSRRHHTPLQQQQQPPVPQIQLACKATRFPDVCQQSLSQSHNVPPNPSPAQMIQSAIGVSSQNLETAKSMVKRILDSSSDSQNRSRAATTCLQILGYSGARSQSASDALPRGKLKDARAWYSAALTYQYDCWSALKYVNDTKQVGETMAFLDSLTGLTSNALSMMMSFDNFGEDFNAWRAPQTERAGFWEKGGSGAAQFGFRGGFPSKLTADVTVCKDGSCKYKTVQDAVNAAPDNVPTKRFVINIKAGVYEETVRVPFEKKNVVFLGDGMGKTVITGSLNVGQQGVSTYESATVGVLGDGFMASGLTIQNTAGPDAHQAVAFRSDSDLSIIENCEFLGNQDTLYAHSLRQFYKKCRIQGNVDFIFGNSPSIFQDCEILVAPRQLKPEKGENNAVTAHGRTDPAQWSGFVFQNCLINGTEEYMKLYYSKPRVHKNYLGRPWKEYSRTVFIHCNLEALVHPDGWLPWSGDFALKTLYYGEFQNTGPGSKTANRVPWSSQIPAEHVNAYSVQNFIQGDEWISTSS; encoded by the exons ATGgccaaatcatcatcatcatcacattCACTCCTCCACAAGAAACCCACCAAGTCCAGTCTCCTCACTCTCTTCTCAATGGCTTCCGCTCTTCTCATTTCCCTCTTATCCCTCTCCctcttattttctctttcttcttcaacctCTCGTCGTCACCACACTCCcctgcagcagcagcaacaaccGCCAGTCCCTCAAATCCAGCTCGCCTGCAAGGCCACTCGCTTCCCCGACGTGTGCCAGCAATCCCTCTCCCAATCCCACAACGTCCCCCCTAATCCCTCCCCCGCGCAAATGATCCAATCCGCCATCGGGGTCTCCTCCCAAAACCTCGAGACCGCCAAATCGATGGTGAAGCGGATCCTCGACTCCTCCTCCGACAGTCAGAACCGCTCCCGGGCCGCCACCACGTGTCTCCAGATCCTCGGCTACTCCGGGGCGAGGTCCCAGTCGGCCTCCGACGCGCTGCCGCGTGGGAAACTCAAGGACGCGCGCGCATGGTACAGTGCGGCCCTCACTTACCAGTACGACTGCTGGTCGGCGCTCAAGTACGTTAACGACACCAAGCAGGTGGGCGAAACGATGGCGTTTTTGGACTCCCTGACTGGGCTGACGAGCAATGCGCTGAGTATGATGATGTCGTTTGATAATTTTGGCGAAGATTTTAACGCGTGGCGGGCCCCCCAGACGGAGCGGGCCGGGTTTTGGGAGAAGGGCGGGTCGGGCGCGGCCCAGTTCGGTTTTCGTGGCGGGTTCCCGTCGAAGTTGACGGCGGACGTGACGGTTTGTAAGGACGGGAGTTGTAAGTACAAGACGGTGCAGGACGCCGTGAATGCCGCACCGGACAATGTGCCGACTAAGAGGTTTGTGATTAACATAAAGGCCGGTGTTTATGAGGAGACCGTAAGGGTTCCGTTCGAGAAAAAGAACGTGGTATTTTTAGGCGACGGCATGGGCAAAACGGTCATTACAGGTTCTTTAAATGTGGGACAGCAAGGGGTTAGCACTTATGAATCTGCTACCGTCG GAGTTCTTGGTGATGGGTTCATGGCCAGTGGTCTCACAATTCAGAACACAGCGGGTCCTGATGCCCACCAAGCAGTGGCCTTTAGATCAGACAGTGATCTCTCCATTATTGAGAACTGTGAATTCTTGGGCAATCAAGACACTCTATATGCTCATTCCCTCCGCCAATTCTACAAAAAGTGCCGCATTCAGGGCAATGTGGACTTCATTTTCGGAAACTCACCATCAATCTTCCAGGATTGCGAGATCTTGGTTGCTCCACGGCAATTAAAGCCGGAGAAAGGTGAGAACAATGCCGTGACTGCTCATGGCAGAACGGACCCTGCTCAATGGTCAGGTTTCGTTTTCCAGAACTGTTTGATCAACGGCACCGAGGAGTACATGAAATTGTATTATAGTAAGCCTCGTGTGCACAAGAATTACTTGGGGAGGCCATGGAAAGAGTACTCGAGAACTGTTTTTATTCACTGTAACTTAGAAGCTCTTGTACATCCAGACGGGTGGCTGCCTTGGAGCGgtgattttgctttgaaaacGCTTTACTATGGTGAATTCCAAAATACTGGACCCGGGTCTAAGACGGCTAATAGAGTTCCGTGGAGTTCCCAAATTCCTGCAGAGCATGTTAATGCATATTCAGTGCAGAATTTTATCCAAGGTGATGAATGGATTTCGACATCATCTTAA
- the LOC102610419 gene encoding UDP-glucuronate:xylan alpha-glucuronosyltransferase 1 isoform X2, producing MRGAAMGNSTGSVEARHRLSSSIEDIYKRRIKKSKVKGIDKPFHIQDRVSCCKFPLLKLVLVIIICGTFLTLMYSPEVYNNNHLSHTSSRPNFVKRWIWGGSDSRYVSDLDVNWDDVMKVIEKLSEQNDYQGIGLLNFNKSEVNQWKQLISDATHFVLHLDYAANNVTWDSLYPEWIDEEEEEEVPVCPSLPKIEAPRKRINLIAVKLPCRNEGNWSKDVARLHLQLAAADLAASEKGAYPVHLLLITKCFPIPNLFPCKELVTREGNAWLYKPNLNVLREKLQLPVGSCELALPLRDKDRVYSGSVHREAYATILHSAHVYVCGAIAAAQSIRMSGSTRDLVILVDETISAYHRSGLEAAGWKVRTIQRIRNPKAEKDAYNEWNYSKFRLWELTDYDKIIFIDADLLILRNIDFLFGMPEISATGNNGTMFNSGVMVIEPSSCTFQLLMDHINEFESYNGGDQGYLNEVFTWWHRIPKHMNFLKHFWFGDEEEVKQKKTRLFGADPPILYVLHYLGMKPWLCFRDYDCNWNVDIFQEFASDVAHAKWWRVHDAMPEQLQQFCLLRSKQKAQLEFDRRQAEKANYTDGHYKIKVEDGRLKICIDNLCKWKSMLRHWGETNWTDDESFAPTPPALTTASLSGL from the exons ATGAGAGGAGCAGCAATGGGGAATTCTACTGGTTCTGTTGAGGCAAGACACCGGCTATCATCATCAAT TGAAGACATAtacaaaagaagaataaagaagaGCAAAGTCAAAGGCATCGACAAGCCTTTTCATATCCAAGATAGGGTATCATGCTGCAAATTTCCTCTGTTGAAGCTTGTCTTAGTAATCATTATATGCGGCACATTTTTGACACTCATGTACTCTCCTGAGGTTTACAACAACAATCATCTATCGCATACAAGTTCCCG gccaaattttgttaaaagatGGATATGGGGAGGATCAGATTCTCGATATGTTTCAGACTTAGATGTAAACTGGGATGATGTTATGAAAGTTATTGAGAAGCTGAGCGAACAGAATGACTATCAAGGAATTGGCcttttaaactttaataagAGTGAAGTGAATCAATGGAAGCAGCTTATTTCTGATGCCACACATTTTGTGCTGCATCTGGATTATGCCGCGAACAATGTGACTTGGGATTCATTATATCCGGAATGGATTGATGAagaggaggaagaagaagtTCCCGTTTGTCCATCTCTGCCAAAGATTGAAGCCCCGAGAAAACGCATTAATCTTATTGCCGTTAAACTTCCGTGTAGAAATGAAGGGAATTGGTCTAAAGATGTTGCTAGATTACACCTACAGCTTGCAGCAGCTGATCTTGCTGCTTCTGAAAAAGGCGCTTATCCTGTTCACTTGCTTCTGATTACCAAGTGCTTTCCCATACCAAACCTGTTTCCCTGCAAGGAACTCGTGACTCGCGAAGGAAACGCATGGTTGTATAAACCAAACCTGAATGTTTTAAGAGAAAAGCTCCAGCTTCCGGTTGGTTCTTGTGAGCTTGCACTTCCTCTCAGGGATAAAG ATCGGGTCTACTCAGGGAGCGTGCACAGAGAAGCATATGCAACCATTCTCCATTCAGCTCATGTCTATGTCTGTGGAGCCATTGCTGCTGCACAGAGCATCCGCATGTCAGGATCCACCCGGGACCTTGTAATACTTGTTGATGAGACAATCAGTGCCTACCACAGGAGTGGCCTTGAGGCAGCTGGATGGAAAGTCAGGACAATCCAAAGGATCAGGAATCCGAAAGCTGAGAAAGATGCGTACAACGAATGGAACTACAGCAAGTTTCGGTTGTGGGAGTTGACAGACTATGACAAGATCATCTTCATTGATGCAGACTTGCTCATACTGAGAAACATTGATTTCTTATTTGGAATGCCAGAAATTTCGGCTACGGGAAACAATGGCACTATGTTTAACTCTGGTGTCATGGTTATTGAGCCCTCAAGTTGTACCTTCCAGCTTTTGATGGATCACATCAATGAGTTCGAGTCCTACAACGGAGGTGATCAGGGATACTTGAATGAAGTCTTTACATGGTGGCACCGTATTCCAAAGCACATGAACTTCTTGAAGCACTTTTGGTTTGGGGATGAGGAAGAAGTTAAGCAAAAGAAAACTCGACTATTCGGAGCTGACCCTCCAATTCTTTATGTACTCCACTACCTAGGAATGAAGCCATGGTTGTGCTTCCGCGACTACGATTGTAACTGGAACGTTGACATATTCCAAGAGTTTGCTAGCGATGTTGCTCATGCAAAGTGGTGGAGAGTGCATGATGCAATGCCTGAGCAGCTGCAGCAGTTTTGCTTGTTGAGGTCTAAGCAAAAGGCACAACTAGAATTTGACAGGAGGCAAGCTGAAAAGGCTAACTACACAGATGGGCATTACAAGATCAAAGTCGAGGATGGGCGTTTGAAGATATGCATTGACAACCTATGCAAATGGAAGAGCATGTTACGGCACTGGGGCGAAACAAACTGGACAGATGATGAATCTTTTGCCCCAACACCACCTGCACTCACAACTGCATCCCTCTCTGGCTTGTGA